In Drosophila bipectinata strain 14024-0381.07 chromosome 2R, DbipHiC1v2, whole genome shotgun sequence, one genomic interval encodes:
- the LOC108132972 gene encoding uncharacterized protein isoform X1, whose protein sequence is MATLLAGTKYLKDSEEESEEEEDEEEGSAKSGSTSSFSLQECIDEFRARRVRRGSVQSRDCENNNNMDRASEEQQPRSRRAMDADLINQNRCNKEQERKGKPCKDGFCYCFTSDSGDCASIAPPRDQHVRLPRRSRRSESSKTTKQNNLGSQAKQTEKRRQSEPPNIRSCSRSKSPLTAVSRLSAVDGDDAPLIHIIQELRDNCVVSEVRVNRQRLPQTASCCQQRNSRIKACKLEAYEAIAYKPSAPVLSNISEQDSAVEEELAKDFQQVKEMPTTEASSRKSSRSRRSSGGGGRLLQKRLSLTQVNFKARDVHQPPKKPPRRSSQSLDGKCSQSSLASTNPSVREAERVLDEFLRKHGIQVPVSNPEAKSSRKKESQRRSYPMAEVEKPKSRSSKQLPTCPSLSDIERVVESKKGSNYSRNIRQESIRKSGPSKQIILGWTEPKISEMLNYEGKSASDFKSLAPSAEPQVSIGWQMPKPQPQPVVPKVSLDTVDGIMSDNFASNMEHKETPIKYPKIIKTAGGQASQKFIWGEQWRNLSPWKGNNKSKKLTSKSKNFLNNSKKKILRFVSPKKSNQQEHPREEQIRNTPKLCTVGVQTSTSQLDLQSQSPPGSYHSPIQTTPSGTTTSTRQHLDREQPYFDFDRKVEAPTPPKKIPRANRARKLDFQTQAAPTTYRSYQKDLDQDVTLTKMGYLLSSIRSKLEASDERAMQTFRDCSRFESRHSSLEQFPRQTESYDCTDGPSSQTTASVATTRPVLHRELDSEPIYSEIEEDCMRIRGSPHHEVKTAVQRVTPTPTSTPTPSSANYVSEITPVPSPSSADLEAMYARVQKTPKNSPQIRGKPSQMIVAPQETKHQIVQKIPPQRPNLELGSEVHQNIHSQPVALGHFLHESLKNGSFFQFMPLPEEPSGTESSCSASQATESSVIRQSALKTTPPVLHQSLNNISEKHSPPKNYRNLSRSQLSLQRSEIFLDNLCRSELVLDRLEKVPNKAYSNVDSVSYDLPNEGADELYADYSMGEAGSGGSSIGANEYGSGKIEPQPENQSTPKKKVPPNSQRFTTKPAPNLSIDINDSQTTPLRPLGQNISFSCPTTPQQAELQVGNSSGLHNNSSSLVELGQVSLPNNPSDSQLMSVSALARYRLLKDALRRSYRKGKDFFKAEKLRLTNTLNISRDQSNQTEGELDNSSYYASFNLDSLLNESLTTKEQLAQAVSICRQMPELEISAEMVEAERLLLFSSLRKSKPSTGVRNEEALAARRQAQCLLIDAMKLQVRADVSQDMFFNYHYICTFECGGRIRSTQSVECQNGVALFRDCGLEFYSADKAESLELHCQIFMLRLRKVSTLSLEPSKSLRRGSGNLGSSNSSSSSGSGSELIVSRFRLHASFTVRAMDLSPFEVVDSETKASDTICLRSSRSWQLPIKAHTKSTNLGPGIAITGRVDLRLPKVRFSGFLNVQDPKNQHHWNRRWCSLDGLELSVWQHEHNLENEIPIFSLELPGRGQSCVAAAPRDLCARVRSFLLQGKESDYESGVFFAADTQTELLEWLRHLNEALEFARHWLNAP, encoded by the exons ATGGCCACA TTACTTGCGGGTACAAAGTACTTGAAAGATTCGGAGGAGGAGTCtgaagaggaggaggatgaaGAAGAGGGCTCGGCGAAGTCCGGTTCTACGAGTTCTTTCAGCCTGCAAGAGTGCATCGATGAGTTCCGAGCCCGTCGAGTTCGTCGGGGGTCCGTACAGAGTCGCGACTGCGAGAATAATAACAACATGGACAGAGCCAGTGAGGAGCAGCAGCCCCGAAGTCGTAGGGCAATGGATGCGGATCTAATCAACCAGAATCGCTGCAACAAGGAGCAGGAACGCAAGGGTAAACCCTGCAAGGATGGGTTCTGCTACTGTTTCACCAGCGACAGCGGGGACTGCGCCTCGATAGCTCCGCCACGTGACCAGCACGTGCGCCTACCCCGGCGCAGCAGGCGTTCCGAGAGTAGTAAG ACCACCAAGCAGAACAATTTGGGCAGCCAGGCAAAGCAGACGGAGAAACGTCGCCAGAGCGAACCACCCAATATTAGGTCCTGTTCCAGATCCAAAAGTCCTTTGACGGCTGTAAGTCGCCTGAGTGCCGTGGACGGCGATGATGCGCCGCTTATCCACATCATCCAGGAGCTGCGCGACAATTGTGTGGTGTCTGAGGTGCGAGTGAATCGCCAAAGGTTGCCGCAAACAGCATCCTGCTGCCAGCAAAGGAACTCTCGAATAAAAGCCTGCAAATTGGAGGCCTATGAAGCTATTGCCTACAAGCCCTCGGCTCCAGTTCTATCCAACATCAGCGAGCAGGATTCGGCTGTGGAGGAGGAGCTAGCAAAGGATTTTCAGCAAGTAAAGGAaatgccaactacagaggccaGTAGTCGTAAGAGCTCCCGTTCCCGTCGCAGTTCCGGTGGCGGTGGACGTCTCCTTCAAAAGCGACTCTCCCTGACTCAAGTAAACTTCAAGGCACGCGATGTTCATCAACCACCGAAGAAGCCTCCGCGTCGCAGTTCCCAGAGTCTGGATGGGAAGTGTTCGCAATCATCGCTGGCCTCCACAAATCCTTCCGTACGGGAGGCGGAGCGGGTCCTTGACGAATTTCTTCGCAAACACGGCATCCAGGTGCCTGTAAGTAACCCAGAAGCGAAATCCTCTCGGAAGAAGGAAAGCCAACGCAGATCCTATCCCATGG CTGAAGTGGAGAAGCCCAAAAGCCGCAGCAGCAAGCAGCTACCCACATGCCCTTCACTCAGCGACATAGAGCGCGTTGTGGAGTCCAAGAAAGGCTCCAATTACTCTCGAAATATTCGCCAGGAAAGTATCCGGAAGAGCGGGCCTTCCAAGCAGATCATTCTGGGCTGGACGGAGCCCAAAATCAGTGAAATGCTCAACTACGAGGGAAAGTCTGCCAGCGATTTTAAATCTCTTGCTCCGTCAGCGGAGCCACAAGTGTCGATTGGATGGCAAATGCCAAAGCCCCAACCTCAGCCAGTGGTCCCAAAGGTCTCCCTGGACACGGTCGATGGCATCATGAGCGACAATTTCGCATCCAACATGGAGCACAAGGAGACGCCCATCAAATATCCGAAAATTATCAAAACAGCAGGCGGGCAGGCCAGCCAGAAATTCATCTGGGGGGAGCAGTGGCGGAACCTTTCCCCCTGGAAAGGCAACAACAAGTCCAAAAAGCTGACCTCCAAGTCCAAGAACTTTCTCAACAACTCCAAGAAGAAGATCCTGCGATTTGTTTCGCCAAAGAAATCAAACCAGCAGGAGCATCCGCGCGAGGAACAAATCCGAAACACTCCCAAGTTGTGCACTGTTGGCGTTCAAACCTCCACCTCGCAGCTGGACCTACAGTCCCAGTCTCCGCCAGGCAGCTATCACTCACCCATTCAGACCACTCCCTCCGGCACGACCACCTCAACGCGCCAACACCTGGACAGGGAGCAGCCCTACTTCGACTTCGATCGTAAAGTGGAGGCCCCGACGCCTCCAAAGAAGATTCCTCGTGCGAACCGCGCTCGTAAATTGGACTTCCAAACGCAGGCAGCCCCTACTACGTATCGCTCGTATCAGAAAGATCTCGACCAGGACGTTACTCTAACCAAAATGGGCTACCTTCTCAGCAGCATTCGGTCCAAGCTGGAGGCCAGCGATGAACGGGCCATGCAAACGTTTCGG GATTGTTCCCGATTTGAGTCCCGTCACTCGTCTCTGGAGCAGTTCCCACGGCAAACTGAAAGCTACGACTGCACCGATGGACCTAGCTCTCAGACTACCGCCTCTGTGGCCACCACTCGTCCTGTACTACACAGGGAACTGGATAGTGAACCCATTTATTCTGAGATCGAGGAGGATTGCATGCGGATCAGGGGAAGTCCGCATCATGAGGTTAAGACTGCAGTGCAGCGGGTAACTCCCACGCCCACTTCTACGCCAACGCCTAGCTCAGCGAATTATGTTAGTGAAATTACTCCAGTGCCTTCGCCCTCGTCCGCTGATTTGGAGGCCATGTATGCCAGGGTGCAGAAGACTCCAAAAAACTCACCACAGATTAGGGGGAAACCCAGTCAAATGATAGTGGCTCCCCAAGAAACAAAACATCAGATCGTTCAAAAAATTCCTCCGCAAAGACCTAATCTGGAATTGGGGTCTGAGGTTCATCAAAATATTCACAGCCAGCCCGTTGCATTGGGTCACTTTCTTCATGAATCCTTGAAGAACGGCAGCTTCTTTCAGTTTATGCCGCTGCCTGAGGAGCCAAGTGGCACGGAATCTTCTTGTTCAGCCAGTCAAGCGACCGAATCTTCGGTAATCCGCCAATCAGCCTTAAAGACAACTCCTCCTGTGCTCCACCAGTCTTTGAACAACATCAGCGAAAAGCACTCGCCTCCCAAAAACTACCGTAATCTGTCCAGATCTCAGCTCTCTCTGCAGCGCAGTGAGATCTTCCTCGACAACTTGTGCCGCAGTGAACTGGTGCTGGATCGTCTCGAGAAGGTCCCCAAT AAGGCATATTCAAATGTCGATTCAGTGTCGTATGACCTACCAAATGAAGGTGCGGATGAGCTGTACGCAGATTACAGCATGGGAGAGGCTGGGAGTGGCGGAAGTTCCATTGGCGCCAATGAGTACGGTTCCGGGAAGATAGAGCCCCAGCCGGAGAACCAGAGCACCCCAAAGAAAAAAGTGCCGCCAAATAGCCAGCGCTTCACAACTAAG CCTGCACCCAATCTCAGCATTGATATAAACGATAGCCAAACCACGCCTCTGCGTCCTTTGGGCCAGAATATCAGCTTCAGCTGCCCCACAACTCCTCAGCAGGCGGAGCTACAGGTGGGTAACTCTTCGGGACtgcacaacaacagcagcagcttgGTGGAGCTGGGACAGGTGAGTCTGCCCAACAATCCCAGCGACAGCCAGCTGATGTCGGTCAGCGCCCTGGCCCGATACCGCCTGCTGAAGGATGCACTGCGTCGGTCATATCGCAAGGGTAAAGACTTTTTCAAGGCAGAGAAGCTGCGACTCACAAACACCTTGAACATATCGCGAGATCAGTCGAATCAAACGGAAGGCGAGCTGGACAACAGCAGCTATTATGCCAGTTTTAATTTGGATTCTCTGCTAAATGAATCTCTGACCACCAAGGAGCAACTGGCTCAAGCTGTCAGCATTTGCCGCCAGATGCCAGAGCTGGAGATTTCCGCTGAGATGGTGGAGGCAGAGCGGTTACTGCTCTTCTCCAGCCTACGGAAGTCGAAGCCTTCTACTGGAGTCAGGAATGAGGAAGCTCTGGCGGCGCGGAGGCAAGCACAGTGCCTACTTATCGATGCCATGAAGCTGCAAGTGCGTGCGGACGTTAGTCAGGATATGTTTTTCAACTACCATTACATCTGCACCTTTGAGTGCGGAGGACGTATTCGTTCCACTCAGTCGGTAGAGTGCCAGAATGGTGTGGCCCTGTTCCGCGATTGTGGTCTGGAGTTCTATAGTGCAGATAAAGCAGAGTCCCTGGAGCTGCATTGCCAGATCTTTATGTTGAGACTGCGCAAAGTGTCCACTCTATCTTTAGAGCCCTCCAAATCCCTG CGACGAGGAAGCGGAAATTTAGGTTCCTCCAACTCAAGTTCCTCTTCTGGTTCTGGCTCTGAGCTCATCGTCTCCCGCTTTCGGCTGCACGCCTCTTTTACCGTGAGGGCCATGGACCTGTCACCCTTCGAAGTGGTGGACAGTGAAACTAAAGCCAGTGATACCATTTGCTTGCGCAGTTCCCGATCCTGGCAGCTACCCATCAAAGCTCAcacaaaatcaacaaatcTGGGACCGGGAATAGCTATTACCGGCCGGGTTGATCTTAGACTGCCCAAGGTTCGCTTCTCCGGTTTCCTAAACGTCCAGGATCCCAAGAACCAGCATCATTGGAATCGCAGATGGTGTAGTCTGGATGGCTTGGAGCTGTCTGTCTGGCAACATGAGCACAATCTTGAGAATGAAATACCGATTTTTTCGCTAGAGCTGCCAGGACGTGGACAGTCTTGCGTAGCAGCGGCTCCACGAGATCTTTGTGCCAGAGTCAGGAGTTTTCTTCTGCAGGGAAAGGAGTCGGATTATGAATCGGGTGTATTTTTCGCTGCCGACACACAGACTGAACTTTTGGAGTGGCTGCGCCATCTTAACGAGGCTCTAGAGTTCGC
- the LOC108132972 gene encoding uncharacterized protein isoform X2 translates to MATLLAGTKYLKDSEEESEEEEDEEEGSAKSGSTSSFSLQECIDEFRARRVRRGSVQSRDCENNNNMDRASEEQQPRSRRAMDADLINQNRCNKEQERKGKPCKDGFCYCFTSDSGDCASIAPPRDQHVRLPRRSRRSESSKTTKQNNLGSQAKQTEKRRQSEPPNIRSCSRSKSPLTAVSRLSAVDGDDAPLIHIIQELRDNCVVSEVRVNRQRLPQTASCCQQRNSRIKACKLEAYEAIAYKPSAPVLSNISEQDSAVEEELAKDFQQVKEMPTTEASSRKSSRSRRSSGGGGRLLQKRLSLTQVNFKARDVHQPPKKPPRRSSQSLDGKCSQSSLASTNPSVREAERVLDEFLRKHGIQVPVSNPEAKSSRKKESQRRSYPMAEVEKPKSRSSKQLPTCPSLSDIERVVESKKGSNYSRNIRQESIRKSGPSKQIILGWTEPKISEMLNYEGKSASDFKSLAPSAEPQVSIGWQMPKPQPQPVVPKVSLDTVDGIMSDNFASNMEHKETPIKYPKIIKTAGGQASQKFIWGEQWRNLSPWKGNNKSKKLTSKSKNFLNNSKKKILRFVSPKKSNQQEHPREEQIRNTPKLCTVGVQTSTSQLDLQSQSPPGSYHSPIQTTPSGTTTSTRQHLDREQPYFDFDRKVEAPTPPKKIPRANRARKLDFQTQAAPTTYRSYQKDLDQDVTLTKMGYLLSSIRSKLEASDERAMQTFRDCSRFESRHSSLEQFPRQTESYDCTDGPSSQTTASVATTRPVLHRELDSEPIYSEIEEDCMRIRGSPHHEVKTAVQRVTPTPTSTPTPSSANYVSEITPVPSPSSADLEAMYARVQKTPKNSPQIRGKPSQMIVAPQETKHQIVQKIPPQRPNLELGSEVHQNIHSQPVALGHFLHESLKNGSFFQFMPLPEEPSGTESSCSASQATESSVIRQSALKTTPPVLHQSLNNISEKHSPPKNYRNLSRSQLSLQRSEIFLDNLCRSELVLDRLEKVPNAYSNVDSVSYDLPNEGADELYADYSMGEAGSGGSSIGANEYGSGKIEPQPENQSTPKKKVPPNSQRFTTKPAPNLSIDINDSQTTPLRPLGQNISFSCPTTPQQAELQVGNSSGLHNNSSSLVELGQVSLPNNPSDSQLMSVSALARYRLLKDALRRSYRKGKDFFKAEKLRLTNTLNISRDQSNQTEGELDNSSYYASFNLDSLLNESLTTKEQLAQAVSICRQMPELEISAEMVEAERLLLFSSLRKSKPSTGVRNEEALAARRQAQCLLIDAMKLQVRADVSQDMFFNYHYICTFECGGRIRSTQSVECQNGVALFRDCGLEFYSADKAESLELHCQIFMLRLRKVSTLSLEPSKSLRRGSGNLGSSNSSSSSGSGSELIVSRFRLHASFTVRAMDLSPFEVVDSETKASDTICLRSSRSWQLPIKAHTKSTNLGPGIAITGRVDLRLPKVRFSGFLNVQDPKNQHHWNRRWCSLDGLELSVWQHEHNLENEIPIFSLELPGRGQSCVAAAPRDLCARVRSFLLQGKESDYESGVFFAADTQTELLEWLRHLNEALEFARHWLNAP, encoded by the exons ATGGCCACA TTACTTGCGGGTACAAAGTACTTGAAAGATTCGGAGGAGGAGTCtgaagaggaggaggatgaaGAAGAGGGCTCGGCGAAGTCCGGTTCTACGAGTTCTTTCAGCCTGCAAGAGTGCATCGATGAGTTCCGAGCCCGTCGAGTTCGTCGGGGGTCCGTACAGAGTCGCGACTGCGAGAATAATAACAACATGGACAGAGCCAGTGAGGAGCAGCAGCCCCGAAGTCGTAGGGCAATGGATGCGGATCTAATCAACCAGAATCGCTGCAACAAGGAGCAGGAACGCAAGGGTAAACCCTGCAAGGATGGGTTCTGCTACTGTTTCACCAGCGACAGCGGGGACTGCGCCTCGATAGCTCCGCCACGTGACCAGCACGTGCGCCTACCCCGGCGCAGCAGGCGTTCCGAGAGTAGTAAG ACCACCAAGCAGAACAATTTGGGCAGCCAGGCAAAGCAGACGGAGAAACGTCGCCAGAGCGAACCACCCAATATTAGGTCCTGTTCCAGATCCAAAAGTCCTTTGACGGCTGTAAGTCGCCTGAGTGCCGTGGACGGCGATGATGCGCCGCTTATCCACATCATCCAGGAGCTGCGCGACAATTGTGTGGTGTCTGAGGTGCGAGTGAATCGCCAAAGGTTGCCGCAAACAGCATCCTGCTGCCAGCAAAGGAACTCTCGAATAAAAGCCTGCAAATTGGAGGCCTATGAAGCTATTGCCTACAAGCCCTCGGCTCCAGTTCTATCCAACATCAGCGAGCAGGATTCGGCTGTGGAGGAGGAGCTAGCAAAGGATTTTCAGCAAGTAAAGGAaatgccaactacagaggccaGTAGTCGTAAGAGCTCCCGTTCCCGTCGCAGTTCCGGTGGCGGTGGACGTCTCCTTCAAAAGCGACTCTCCCTGACTCAAGTAAACTTCAAGGCACGCGATGTTCATCAACCACCGAAGAAGCCTCCGCGTCGCAGTTCCCAGAGTCTGGATGGGAAGTGTTCGCAATCATCGCTGGCCTCCACAAATCCTTCCGTACGGGAGGCGGAGCGGGTCCTTGACGAATTTCTTCGCAAACACGGCATCCAGGTGCCTGTAAGTAACCCAGAAGCGAAATCCTCTCGGAAGAAGGAAAGCCAACGCAGATCCTATCCCATGG CTGAAGTGGAGAAGCCCAAAAGCCGCAGCAGCAAGCAGCTACCCACATGCCCTTCACTCAGCGACATAGAGCGCGTTGTGGAGTCCAAGAAAGGCTCCAATTACTCTCGAAATATTCGCCAGGAAAGTATCCGGAAGAGCGGGCCTTCCAAGCAGATCATTCTGGGCTGGACGGAGCCCAAAATCAGTGAAATGCTCAACTACGAGGGAAAGTCTGCCAGCGATTTTAAATCTCTTGCTCCGTCAGCGGAGCCACAAGTGTCGATTGGATGGCAAATGCCAAAGCCCCAACCTCAGCCAGTGGTCCCAAAGGTCTCCCTGGACACGGTCGATGGCATCATGAGCGACAATTTCGCATCCAACATGGAGCACAAGGAGACGCCCATCAAATATCCGAAAATTATCAAAACAGCAGGCGGGCAGGCCAGCCAGAAATTCATCTGGGGGGAGCAGTGGCGGAACCTTTCCCCCTGGAAAGGCAACAACAAGTCCAAAAAGCTGACCTCCAAGTCCAAGAACTTTCTCAACAACTCCAAGAAGAAGATCCTGCGATTTGTTTCGCCAAAGAAATCAAACCAGCAGGAGCATCCGCGCGAGGAACAAATCCGAAACACTCCCAAGTTGTGCACTGTTGGCGTTCAAACCTCCACCTCGCAGCTGGACCTACAGTCCCAGTCTCCGCCAGGCAGCTATCACTCACCCATTCAGACCACTCCCTCCGGCACGACCACCTCAACGCGCCAACACCTGGACAGGGAGCAGCCCTACTTCGACTTCGATCGTAAAGTGGAGGCCCCGACGCCTCCAAAGAAGATTCCTCGTGCGAACCGCGCTCGTAAATTGGACTTCCAAACGCAGGCAGCCCCTACTACGTATCGCTCGTATCAGAAAGATCTCGACCAGGACGTTACTCTAACCAAAATGGGCTACCTTCTCAGCAGCATTCGGTCCAAGCTGGAGGCCAGCGATGAACGGGCCATGCAAACGTTTCGG GATTGTTCCCGATTTGAGTCCCGTCACTCGTCTCTGGAGCAGTTCCCACGGCAAACTGAAAGCTACGACTGCACCGATGGACCTAGCTCTCAGACTACCGCCTCTGTGGCCACCACTCGTCCTGTACTACACAGGGAACTGGATAGTGAACCCATTTATTCTGAGATCGAGGAGGATTGCATGCGGATCAGGGGAAGTCCGCATCATGAGGTTAAGACTGCAGTGCAGCGGGTAACTCCCACGCCCACTTCTACGCCAACGCCTAGCTCAGCGAATTATGTTAGTGAAATTACTCCAGTGCCTTCGCCCTCGTCCGCTGATTTGGAGGCCATGTATGCCAGGGTGCAGAAGACTCCAAAAAACTCACCACAGATTAGGGGGAAACCCAGTCAAATGATAGTGGCTCCCCAAGAAACAAAACATCAGATCGTTCAAAAAATTCCTCCGCAAAGACCTAATCTGGAATTGGGGTCTGAGGTTCATCAAAATATTCACAGCCAGCCCGTTGCATTGGGTCACTTTCTTCATGAATCCTTGAAGAACGGCAGCTTCTTTCAGTTTATGCCGCTGCCTGAGGAGCCAAGTGGCACGGAATCTTCTTGTTCAGCCAGTCAAGCGACCGAATCTTCGGTAATCCGCCAATCAGCCTTAAAGACAACTCCTCCTGTGCTCCACCAGTCTTTGAACAACATCAGCGAAAAGCACTCGCCTCCCAAAAACTACCGTAATCTGTCCAGATCTCAGCTCTCTCTGCAGCGCAGTGAGATCTTCCTCGACAACTTGTGCCGCAGTGAACTGGTGCTGGATCGTCTCGAGAAGGTCCCCAAT GCATATTCAAATGTCGATTCAGTGTCGTATGACCTACCAAATGAAGGTGCGGATGAGCTGTACGCAGATTACAGCATGGGAGAGGCTGGGAGTGGCGGAAGTTCCATTGGCGCCAATGAGTACGGTTCCGGGAAGATAGAGCCCCAGCCGGAGAACCAGAGCACCCCAAAGAAAAAAGTGCCGCCAAATAGCCAGCGCTTCACAACTAAG CCTGCACCCAATCTCAGCATTGATATAAACGATAGCCAAACCACGCCTCTGCGTCCTTTGGGCCAGAATATCAGCTTCAGCTGCCCCACAACTCCTCAGCAGGCGGAGCTACAGGTGGGTAACTCTTCGGGACtgcacaacaacagcagcagcttgGTGGAGCTGGGACAGGTGAGTCTGCCCAACAATCCCAGCGACAGCCAGCTGATGTCGGTCAGCGCCCTGGCCCGATACCGCCTGCTGAAGGATGCACTGCGTCGGTCATATCGCAAGGGTAAAGACTTTTTCAAGGCAGAGAAGCTGCGACTCACAAACACCTTGAACATATCGCGAGATCAGTCGAATCAAACGGAAGGCGAGCTGGACAACAGCAGCTATTATGCCAGTTTTAATTTGGATTCTCTGCTAAATGAATCTCTGACCACCAAGGAGCAACTGGCTCAAGCTGTCAGCATTTGCCGCCAGATGCCAGAGCTGGAGATTTCCGCTGAGATGGTGGAGGCAGAGCGGTTACTGCTCTTCTCCAGCCTACGGAAGTCGAAGCCTTCTACTGGAGTCAGGAATGAGGAAGCTCTGGCGGCGCGGAGGCAAGCACAGTGCCTACTTATCGATGCCATGAAGCTGCAAGTGCGTGCGGACGTTAGTCAGGATATGTTTTTCAACTACCATTACATCTGCACCTTTGAGTGCGGAGGACGTATTCGTTCCACTCAGTCGGTAGAGTGCCAGAATGGTGTGGCCCTGTTCCGCGATTGTGGTCTGGAGTTCTATAGTGCAGATAAAGCAGAGTCCCTGGAGCTGCATTGCCAGATCTTTATGTTGAGACTGCGCAAAGTGTCCACTCTATCTTTAGAGCCCTCCAAATCCCTG CGACGAGGAAGCGGAAATTTAGGTTCCTCCAACTCAAGTTCCTCTTCTGGTTCTGGCTCTGAGCTCATCGTCTCCCGCTTTCGGCTGCACGCCTCTTTTACCGTGAGGGCCATGGACCTGTCACCCTTCGAAGTGGTGGACAGTGAAACTAAAGCCAGTGATACCATTTGCTTGCGCAGTTCCCGATCCTGGCAGCTACCCATCAAAGCTCAcacaaaatcaacaaatcTGGGACCGGGAATAGCTATTACCGGCCGGGTTGATCTTAGACTGCCCAAGGTTCGCTTCTCCGGTTTCCTAAACGTCCAGGATCCCAAGAACCAGCATCATTGGAATCGCAGATGGTGTAGTCTGGATGGCTTGGAGCTGTCTGTCTGGCAACATGAGCACAATCTTGAGAATGAAATACCGATTTTTTCGCTAGAGCTGCCAGGACGTGGACAGTCTTGCGTAGCAGCGGCTCCACGAGATCTTTGTGCCAGAGTCAGGAGTTTTCTTCTGCAGGGAAAGGAGTCGGATTATGAATCGGGTGTATTTTTCGCTGCCGACACACAGACTGAACTTTTGGAGTGGCTGCGCCATCTTAACGAGGCTCTAGAGTTCGC
- the angel gene encoding protein angel, with protein sequence MYKSMLRTVSLQARSISKIGSGKRKQKTGKEEMEARYDFNRRWMQLRQAGSSLRRGSEQHPSTFKVVSYNILAQDLLMEHLYLYMGIQQEWLTWRRRQQNLQREILKLDPDILCLQEMQYDHLALLIQGLRMGHGRPLEYVYKKKTGHRTDGCAIVYDSSKFQLLDQRAVELHDQQVALLNRENVALFAKFRFKMDPDPCKEFVVATTHLLYNPKRNDVRCAQVNRMLEELSNFSDDAPVVLTGDFNSLGDSPAIEKLIGRQDKRETEKTETENTRMRFEIVNPGEGTGSTYQDDWIIVDYILRSISSRGNYKLLPVSIYTLPSINRCNSVGRIPNHYLGSDHYALGAVFAVV encoded by the coding sequence ATGTACAAATCCATGCTGCGCACCGTTTCCCTCCAGGCCAGATCCATTAGCAAAATCGGTAGTGGAAAGCGCAAACAGAAAACGGGGAAGGAAGAGATGGAGGCCCGCTACGACTTCAACAGGCGATGGATGCAGCTGCGCCAAGCGGGATCTAGCCTAAGGAGGGGCTCCGAGCAGCACCCATCTACATTCAAGGTGGTCTCGTACAATATCCTGGCCCAAGACCTGCTAATGGAGCACCTCTACCTCTACATGGGAATCCAGCAAGAGTGGCTAACTTGGCGCCGCCGACAGCAGAATCTGCAGCGAGAGATACTGAAACTGGACCCCGACATACTGTGCCTGCAAGAGATGCAGTACGACCATCTGGCGCTACTAATCCAGGGACTGCGCATGGGCCACGGCCGACCGCTGGAGTACgtgtacaaaaaaaagaccGGACACCGGACTGACGGATGCGCCATAGTCTACGACTCGTCCAAGTTCCAGTTGCTGGATCAGCGGGCTGTGGAGCTGCACGACCAACAGGTAGCTCTACTGAATCGTGAAAACGTAGCGTTGTTCGCCAAATTTCGCTTCAAAATGGATCCGGATCCGTGCAAGGAGTTTGTGGTTGCCACCACCCACTTGCTCTACAACCCGAAACGAAACGATGTCCGCTGCGCTCAAGTGAATAGAATGTTGGAGGAACTTAGCAACTTCTCGGATGATGCCCCGGTTGTCCTAACTGGCGACTTCAACAGCCTAGGAGACTCCCCTGCCATCGAAAAGCTCATTGGTCGACAAGATAAACGGGAAACAGAAAAGACGGAAACGGAAAACACCCGAATGCGTTTTGAGATTGTGAATCCCGGCGAGGGAACCGGCTCCACCTATCAGGACGACTGGATCATCGTGGACTACATCCTGCGTTCGATTAGCTCGCGCGGCAACTACAAGCTCCTACCTGTCAGCATATACACCCTGCCTTCTATAAACCGTTGCAACAGCGTGGGTCGCATCCCCAACCACTACCTCGGGTCGGACCACTACGCCCTGGGTGCAGTGTTTGCCGTTGTCTAG